The Micromonospora sp. Llam0 genome includes a window with the following:
- a CDS encoding LuxR C-terminal-related transcriptional regulator — protein MRHPAGGHPARTRPDGTTTAGGVPTGTVADAVAAATQRLTRPGIVILTGPPGSGRSTLLRRVAAAATGPVHTGGGLAALSHIPAFPLSHALRIRLPGHDTALLAEAVRSRVRHGLLVLDDLQWADPATVAALPGIARHCRVVAALRTPHQLPDTALDPLRGDTALWLTVPAPDPDTLADLIRRAAPALDPATVAAVARHAGGNPLAATALARHAARTGTPPTVGGTPGGAELDQVGYAVAAALATLTRPARTALAALGLLGHGAPASLLGDGVTELTAADLVHTDHDGLVTPTSPYQATVAAGLLDDPARRTLHRRLADLGTDPLAAARHLTAAGDTTAAYQRAVTAADTAATGGARAELLLFASAQPDATEPVRLAAARAALTAGRPRRAADLLTGTALPTPDTAVLRAEALLQAGDPTAARTAAAPVPDDAPPPVVAARDRILLLADLGTDPTSAATRATTITRRHGPEPAHLGLRAALAATAAAGRRPGWEYALAGTAAAAGAAGDLLTARWTAWHLVQTLAGDGRLTEAAQAAAAAAAACAADLAYSWQVRFTAARLWCLALRGDPTGPAAGDSAAGTNPAVDPQPTTDHADLSPAAGDALLRAAADLTDRTLPAAARDYAIAAAGLLEADSGLLAPARARLAGDPGTPNTATAVLDWVAREAAWLDGQPDQATAGAPHAPVPPLVDGLRRITAHWAAHDGAGPAAPPAGTPAALPPPAAATVTAWTAGDPGQFAHAADTWRDVAVREQVRCLLAHGLHEPDPARAVPALLAAESLAEHAGLVVLLGRVRRALRRHAVRRDERGPRSGDLLTVRERDVLRLVARGEPTRRIANQLGISTETVETHVRAGMRKLGARTRTEAAALAMEPDR, from the coding sequence GTGCGGCACCCAGCCGGCGGACACCCCGCCCGCACCCGACCCGACGGCACCACTACCGCCGGCGGCGTCCCCACCGGGACCGTCGCCGACGCCGTGGCAGCCGCCACGCAACGGCTGACCCGCCCCGGGATCGTCATACTGACCGGGCCACCCGGCAGCGGACGCAGCACCCTGCTGCGCCGCGTCGCCGCCGCAGCCACCGGGCCCGTCCACACCGGCGGCGGCCTCGCCGCCCTCAGCCACATCCCGGCCTTCCCCCTCAGCCACGCCCTGCGGATACGGCTGCCCGGCCACGACACCGCCCTGCTCGCCGAAGCCGTCCGCTCCCGGGTCCGCCACGGCCTGCTCGTCCTCGACGACCTGCAGTGGGCCGACCCGGCGACCGTCGCCGCCCTGCCCGGCATCGCCCGGCACTGCCGGGTCGTCGCCGCCCTGCGCACCCCGCACCAGCTGCCCGACACCGCCCTCGACCCGCTGCGCGGCGACACCGCCCTCTGGCTGACGGTGCCGGCACCCGACCCGGACACCCTCGCCGACCTGATCCGCCGCGCCGCACCCGCACTCGACCCGGCCACCGTCGCCGCCGTGGCCCGCCACGCCGGCGGCAACCCGCTCGCCGCCACCGCACTGGCCCGCCACGCCGCCCGCACCGGCACCCCACCCACCGTCGGCGGCACCCCGGGCGGTGCCGAACTGGACCAGGTCGGCTACGCCGTCGCCGCCGCACTGGCCACCCTCACCCGCCCCGCCCGCACCGCACTCGCGGCCCTCGGCCTGCTCGGCCACGGCGCCCCGGCGAGTCTGCTCGGCGACGGCGTCACCGAACTCACCGCCGCCGACCTGGTCCACACCGACCACGACGGACTGGTCACCCCGACCTCGCCCTACCAGGCCACCGTCGCCGCCGGCCTGCTCGACGACCCGGCCCGCCGCACCCTGCACCGCCGCCTCGCCGACCTCGGCACCGACCCGCTGGCCGCCGCCCGGCACCTCACCGCCGCCGGCGACACCACCGCCGCCTACCAGCGGGCGGTCACCGCCGCCGACACCGCCGCCACCGGCGGCGCCCGCGCCGAGTTGCTGCTGTTCGCCAGCGCGCAACCCGACGCCACCGAACCGGTCCGCCTCGCCGCCGCCCGCGCCGCGCTGACCGCCGGGCGGCCCCGCCGCGCCGCCGACCTGCTCACCGGCACCGCCCTGCCCACCCCCGACACCGCCGTGCTCCGCGCCGAGGCGCTGCTGCAGGCCGGCGACCCGACCGCCGCCCGCACCGCCGCCGCACCGGTGCCCGACGACGCCCCACCACCGGTGGTCGCCGCCCGCGACCGGATACTGCTGCTCGCCGACCTCGGCACCGACCCCACCTCCGCCGCCACCCGCGCCACCACGATCACCCGCCGGCACGGGCCCGAACCGGCCCACCTGGGGCTGCGCGCCGCCCTCGCCGCCACCGCCGCCGCCGGCCGTCGACCCGGCTGGGAGTACGCCCTCGCCGGCACCGCCGCGGCCGCCGGCGCCGCCGGTGACCTGCTCACCGCCCGGTGGACCGCCTGGCACCTGGTGCAGACCCTGGCCGGCGACGGACGGCTCACCGAGGCCGCGCAGGCCGCGGCGGCGGCCGCCGCCGCCTGCGCCGCCGACCTCGCCTACAGCTGGCAGGTCCGGTTCACCGCCGCCCGGCTGTGGTGCCTGGCGCTGCGCGGCGACCCGACCGGCCCGGCGGCGGGGGACAGCGCCGCCGGCACCAACCCAGCCGTCGACCCGCAGCCCACGACAGACCACGCCGACCTGTCTCCGGCCGCCGGGGACGCCTTGCTGCGCGCCGCCGCCGACCTGACCGACCGCACCCTGCCGGCCGCCGCCCGCGACTACGCCATCGCCGCCGCCGGCCTGCTCGAAGCCGACAGCGGCCTGCTCGCCCCGGCCCGTGCCCGACTGGCCGGCGACCCCGGCACCCCGAACACCGCCACCGCCGTACTGGACTGGGTGGCCCGGGAAGCCGCCTGGCTCGACGGCCAACCGGACCAGGCCACCGCCGGGGCACCCCACGCCCCCGTACCGCCGCTGGTCGACGGGCTGCGGCGGATCACCGCCCACTGGGCCGCGCACGACGGCGCCGGCCCCGCCGCACCGCCGGCCGGCACCCCGGCGGCGTTGCCGCCGCCGGCGGCCGCCACCGTCACCGCGTGGACCGCCGGCGACCCAGGACAGTTCGCCCACGCCGCCGACACCTGGCGCGACGTCGCCGTCCGTGAGCAGGTCCGCTGCCTGCTCGCCCACGGCCTGCACGAACCCGACCCCGCTCGGGCCGTACCCGCCCTGCTCGCCGCCGAGTCCCTCGCCGAGCACGCCGGACTGGTCGTCCTGCTCGGCCGGGTCCGCCGCGCCCTGCGCCGACACGCGGTCCGCCGCGACGAACGCGGCCCCCGCAGCGGCGACCTGCTCACCGTGCGGGAACGCGACGTGCTGCGGCTGGTCGCCCGCGGCGAACCCACCCGCCGGATCGCCAACCAGCTCGGCATCTCCACCGAGACCGTGGAAACCCACGTCCGCGCCGGAATGCGTAAACTCGGTGCCCGCACCCGCACCGAGGCCGCAGCCCTGGCGATGGAGCCCGACCGATGA
- a CDS encoding LuxR family transcriptional regulator translates to MSDPPRYVLDSTADATAVLRRLARDSWTTREGFAVTDPTWDLTAARLALYGRVPDTDTVALVVLAAARGAAVVAICDPAGDLGRALLDDLSRLGPVLRHAEAEPPAAASTDTVTLIPEQRALLERLANGETIAAAAAAEFLSLRTANRRIAQARAALGVRTTREAVLAYLRQRPAR, encoded by the coding sequence ATGAGCGACCCGCCGCGCTACGTCCTCGACAGCACCGCCGACGCCACCGCGGTGCTGCGCCGGCTGGCCCGCGACAGCTGGACCACCCGGGAAGGGTTCGCCGTCACCGACCCCACCTGGGACCTCACCGCCGCCCGGCTCGCCCTGTACGGGCGGGTCCCGGACACCGACACCGTCGCCCTGGTGGTCCTCGCCGCCGCCAGGGGCGCCGCCGTCGTCGCCATCTGCGACCCGGCCGGTGACCTCGGCCGCGCCCTGCTCGACGACCTGTCCCGCCTGGGGCCGGTACTGCGCCACGCCGAGGCCGAACCACCGGCCGCCGCCTCCACCGACACCGTCACCCTCATACCCGAGCAACGGGCCCTGCTGGAACGGCTCGCCAACGGCGAGACCATCGCCGCCGCCGCGGCGGCCGAGTTCCTGTCGCTGCGTACCGCGAACCGGCGCATCGCCCAGGCCCGCGCCGCCCTCGGGGTCCGCACCACCCGCGAAGCCGTCCTCGCCTACCTGCGGCAACGACCCGCACGCTGA
- a CDS encoding cytochrome ubiquinol oxidase subunit I, which produces MDALDIARWQFGVTTVYHFLFVPLTIGLSLLVAILQTAWHRTGDDRYLKLTKFYGKLFLINFAMGIVTGIVQEFQFGMNWSDYSRFVGDIFGVPLAIEALLAFFLESTFLGLWIFGWGRLPKALHLATIWLASFGSIISAWFILAANSWMQNPVGYRINPDTGRAELTDFIAVLTNKVTLITFPHTLAGCFMVAGALVLAVALWHLVRHPDGPDTPAFRTATKLGAWTTILATAAVIGTGDIQGKIMTQVQPMKMAAAEALYTTESPASFSIVTVGTLDGSREIWTLKIPYLLSWLSTGDPTGEVQGINDLQAQYAAQYGPGSYTPIIPVTYWSFRFMIGFGLATAAIALWALWTTRRGRTPTSRWLLRAGLTLPVLPLLANTFGWIFTEMGRQPWIVFGEMLTRDGVSRSVSLTEVVTSFTAFTLIYATLAVIEVKLLIRYARNGLPDLTDPPPPDDTDDTTTDRPLAATH; this is translated from the coding sequence GTGGACGCGCTCGACATAGCCCGCTGGCAGTTCGGTGTCACCACCGTCTACCACTTCCTGTTCGTCCCACTCACCATCGGACTCAGCCTCCTCGTCGCCATCCTGCAGACCGCCTGGCACCGCACCGGCGACGACCGCTACCTCAAACTCACCAAGTTCTACGGAAAACTCTTCCTCATCAACTTCGCCATGGGCATCGTCACCGGCATCGTGCAGGAATTCCAGTTCGGCATGAACTGGAGCGACTACTCCCGCTTCGTCGGCGACATCTTCGGCGTACCACTCGCCATCGAAGCCCTCCTCGCCTTCTTCCTCGAATCCACCTTCCTCGGACTCTGGATATTCGGCTGGGGGAGACTCCCCAAGGCACTGCACCTCGCCACCATCTGGCTCGCCTCGTTCGGCAGCATCATCAGCGCCTGGTTCATCCTCGCCGCCAACTCCTGGATGCAGAACCCCGTCGGCTACCGCATCAACCCCGACACCGGCCGCGCCGAACTCACCGACTTCATCGCCGTACTCACCAACAAGGTCACCCTCATCACCTTCCCGCACACCCTCGCCGGCTGCTTCATGGTCGCCGGCGCCCTCGTCCTGGCCGTCGCCCTCTGGCACCTCGTCCGCCACCCCGACGGCCCCGACACCCCCGCCTTCCGCACCGCCACCAAACTCGGCGCCTGGACCACCATCCTCGCCACCGCCGCCGTCATCGGCACCGGCGACATCCAAGGCAAGATCATGACCCAGGTCCAACCCATGAAAATGGCCGCCGCCGAAGCCCTTTACACCACCGAAAGCCCCGCGTCCTTCTCCATCGTCACCGTCGGCACCCTCGACGGCAGCCGCGAAATCTGGACCCTCAAAATCCCCTACCTGCTGTCCTGGCTGTCCACCGGCGACCCCACCGGCGAAGTCCAGGGCATCAACGACCTGCAGGCCCAGTACGCCGCCCAGTACGGCCCCGGCAGCTACACCCCGATCATCCCCGTCACCTACTGGAGCTTCCGCTTCATGATCGGATTCGGCCTCGCCACCGCCGCCATCGCCCTCTGGGCCCTCTGGACCACCCGCCGCGGCCGCACCCCCACCAGCCGCTGGCTGCTCCGCGCCGGCCTCACCCTGCCCGTCCTGCCCCTGCTCGCCAACACCTTCGGCTGGATCTTCACCGAAATGGGCCGCCAACCCTGGATCGTCTTCGGTGAAATGCTCACCCGCGACGGCGTCAGCCGCAGCGTCTCCCTCACCGAAGTCGTCACCTCCTTCACCGCCTTCACCCTCATCTACGCCACCCTGGCCGTCATCGAAGTCAAACTCCTCATCCGCTACGCCCGCAACGGCCTACCCGACCTCACCGACCCGCCACCACCGGACGACACCGACGACACCACCACCGACCGGCCCCTCGCCGCCACCCACTGA
- the cydB gene encoding cytochrome d ubiquinol oxidase subunit II: MELTTVWFGLIAVLFTGYFILEGFDFGVGVLARFIGRTEPERRAALSTIGPVWDGNEVWLITAGGAMFAAFPEWYATLFSGFYLPLLLILIALILRGVALEYRDKRPENRWRTRWDNAILAGSVIPAALWGVAFANIVAGVPLDADHEYTGTLLTLLTPYALLGGATTTALFITHGAVFLALKTTDDLRRRARRVASWSGLAAVALAGTFLAWTLTIRANPTAVALAVAAALALVAGLAANQVRREGWAFTGTTTAIGLAVAALFATLFPTVLPSTTDPAGTLTTTNAASTPYTLTIMTWVAAALTPVVLLYQGWTYWIFRRRVSVTDQPGH, translated from the coding sequence GTGGAACTCACCACCGTCTGGTTCGGGCTCATCGCCGTCCTGTTCACCGGCTACTTCATCCTCGAAGGATTCGACTTCGGCGTCGGCGTGCTCGCCCGCTTCATCGGCCGCACCGAACCCGAACGACGCGCCGCGCTGAGCACCATCGGACCCGTCTGGGACGGCAACGAGGTCTGGCTCATCACCGCCGGCGGCGCCATGTTCGCCGCCTTCCCCGAGTGGTACGCCACCCTGTTCTCCGGCTTCTACCTACCGCTGCTGCTCATCCTCATCGCCCTCATCCTGCGCGGCGTCGCCCTCGAATACCGTGACAAACGCCCCGAAAACCGGTGGCGCACCCGCTGGGACAACGCCATCCTCGCCGGCTCCGTCATCCCCGCCGCGCTCTGGGGCGTCGCGTTCGCCAACATCGTCGCCGGCGTACCGCTGGACGCCGACCACGAATACACCGGCACCCTGCTCACCCTGCTCACCCCGTACGCCCTGCTCGGCGGCGCCACCACCACCGCGCTGTTCATCACCCACGGCGCCGTCTTCCTCGCCCTCAAAACCACCGACGACCTGCGCCGCCGCGCCCGCCGCGTCGCCAGCTGGAGCGGCCTGGCCGCCGTCGCCCTCGCCGGCACCTTCCTCGCCTGGACCCTCACCATCCGCGCCAACCCCACCGCCGTCGCCCTCGCCGTCGCCGCGGCGCTCGCCCTCGTCGCCGGGCTGGCCGCCAATCAGGTACGCCGCGAAGGATGGGCCTTCACCGGCACCACCACCGCCATCGGCCTCGCCGTCGCCGCCCTGTTCGCCACCCTGTTCCCGACCGTCCTACCGTCCACCACCGACCCCGCCGGCACCCTCACCACCACCAATGCCGCGTCCACCCCCTACACCCTGACCATCATGACCTGGGTCGCCGCCGCGCTCACCCCCGTCGTCCTGCTCTACCAGGGCTGGACCTACTGGATCTTCCGCCGCCGCGTCAGCGTCACCGACCAGCCCGGCCACTGA
- a CDS encoding patatin-like phospholipase family protein: protein MAGSRALVLGSGGVTGVAWQLGVLSGLARVGVELGGADLVIGTSAGAVVGAQLCSGADLARLYAGQLVPGESSPDRMGPGAVSCLLWSAVAARDGRRARARIGRYAVSAARSGVSRRPVFEEALPSWSWPRRRLWVTAVDADSGDFVVFGGPGCGADLVDAVSASCAVPGVWPPVRIGGRRFVDGGMRSATNADLAAGFASVVVLAPISWGLGHLRPVSRQVAALSADVVVVSPDRWARRAIGRRLLDPARRPGAALAGYRQGLMVAGRVRGVWGGVTGAG, encoded by the coding sequence GTGGCGGGTTCGCGGGCGTTGGTGCTGGGCAGCGGCGGGGTGACCGGGGTGGCCTGGCAGCTCGGGGTGTTGTCCGGGCTGGCGCGCGTCGGGGTCGAGCTGGGCGGGGCCGATCTGGTGATCGGGACGTCGGCCGGTGCGGTGGTGGGCGCGCAGCTGTGTTCCGGCGCGGATCTGGCGCGGCTGTACGCGGGGCAACTGGTGCCGGGTGAGTCGTCGCCGGACCGGATGGGGCCAGGTGCGGTGTCCTGTCTGCTGTGGTCGGCGGTGGCTGCCCGGGACGGCCGCCGGGCGCGGGCGAGGATCGGCCGGTACGCGGTGTCGGCGGCCAGGTCGGGGGTGTCGCGGCGGCCGGTGTTCGAGGAGGCGCTGCCGTCGTGGTCGTGGCCGCGGCGGCGGTTGTGGGTGACGGCGGTGGACGCGGATTCGGGGGATTTCGTGGTGTTCGGCGGCCCGGGATGCGGGGCGGATCTGGTGGACGCGGTGTCGGCGAGTTGCGCGGTGCCGGGGGTGTGGCCGCCGGTGCGTATCGGTGGTCGGCGGTTCGTCGACGGTGGGATGCGGTCGGCGACGAACGCGGATCTGGCGGCCGGGTTCGCGTCGGTGGTGGTGCTGGCGCCGATCAGTTGGGGGCTGGGTCATCTGCGGCCGGTGTCGCGGCAGGTGGCGGCGCTGTCGGCGGATGTGGTGGTGGTGTCGCCGGACCGGTGGGCGCGGCGGGCGATCGGGCGGCGGCTGCTGGATCCGGCGCGGCGGCCGGGGGCGGCGCTGGCCGGGTACCGGCAGGGTCTGATGGTGGCTGGCCGGGTGCGTGGGGTGTGGGGTGGTGTCACCGGGGCGGGGTGA
- a CDS encoding tyrosine-type recombinase/integrase produces the protein MHQFVDLVAVRLVEDFLADRASRKPSPHTLDAYRRDLVAVLRLIGDSAEPTPLPWTDVPLDALDQRRLRAAFARFAAPRSPASVHRAWSTWNSWFNFLVADGITTGNPMPAVGRPRAPAPLPKPLRGEETPETLLAAAARTDPRQRDPWPERDLLVVALALCAGLRLGELLGLRVGSVAGRPGERRIEVAGKGGRLRTVPVESAVDVVVDGYLASRRRRFGPRSVRPDGPLLVDRHGAALRRGGLQYLVRSCFRRAGITERVPRGAQLHALRHTFATRLAEDGANAAEIMRLLGHASLTASQNYIEVTADQQRAAARANRSNRSLRQVVGPA, from the coding sequence ATGCACCAATTTGTGGATCTGGTGGCGGTACGGCTCGTCGAGGACTTCCTCGCCGACCGCGCCTCCCGCAAACCCTCCCCGCACACCCTGGACGCCTACCGCCGTGACCTCGTCGCCGTCCTCCGACTGATCGGCGACTCCGCCGAACCGACTCCCCTACCCTGGACCGACGTACCGCTGGACGCCCTCGACCAACGACGGCTCCGCGCCGCGTTCGCCCGGTTCGCGGCCCCCCGCTCCCCCGCGTCGGTGCACCGGGCCTGGTCGACGTGGAACTCGTGGTTCAACTTCCTGGTCGCCGACGGCATCACCACCGGGAACCCGATGCCCGCCGTGGGCCGTCCCCGGGCCCCGGCGCCACTACCGAAGCCACTGCGGGGCGAGGAGACCCCGGAGACGCTGCTGGCCGCCGCCGCCCGGACCGACCCCCGCCAGCGCGACCCGTGGCCGGAGCGTGACCTGCTGGTGGTCGCCCTGGCGCTGTGCGCCGGTCTGCGGCTCGGCGAGCTGCTGGGGCTGCGGGTCGGCTCGGTCGCGGGACGTCCCGGTGAACGCCGGATCGAGGTGGCCGGCAAGGGCGGCCGGCTGCGGACCGTCCCGGTGGAGTCGGCCGTCGACGTCGTCGTCGACGGCTACCTGGCCAGCCGGCGACGACGGTTCGGCCCCCGGTCGGTACGCCCCGACGGTCCGCTGCTGGTCGACCGGCACGGCGCCGCCCTGCGGCGCGGCGGCCTGCAGTACCTGGTGCGGTCGTGTTTCCGGCGGGCCGGGATCACCGAGCGGGTGCCGCGGGGTGCGCAGCTGCACGCGCTGCGACACACGTTCGCCACCCGGTTGGCCGAGGACGGGGCGAACGCCGCCGAGATCATGCGGCTGCTGGGGCATGCGAGCCTCACGGCCAGTCAGAACTACATCGAGGTGACGGCCGACCAGCAGCGGGCGGCGGCGCGGGCCAACCGGTCGAACCGGTCGCTGCGCCAGGTCGTCGGGCCCGCCTGA
- a CDS encoding endonuclease/exonuclease/phosphatase family protein: MRMATYNLLHGRSPHDGHIDPDRITATTAGLDADICALQEVDHAQPRSGHLDLTALAAAALTAGTHRFAAALVGTPGTTYRVPRHDHDGHDEPRYGVSLISRYPARHWRTVRLAPAPVPAPVAVGGPGPRLLLLRDEPRVLLAAVLDTPHGPVTVAATHLSFVPGWNLRQLRIVTRALRAMPPPRLLLGDLNMPAGVAAAATGWRPLGRLPTYPAGRPRIQLDHILLDPRGAPPALTDVTAVAAPDVAVSDHRPLTVTVSTATR; encoded by the coding sequence GTGCGCATGGCCACCTACAACCTGCTGCACGGGCGGTCACCCCACGACGGGCACATCGACCCCGACCGGATCACCGCCACCACCGCCGGCCTCGACGCCGACATCTGCGCCCTGCAGGAAGTCGACCATGCCCAACCCCGCAGCGGTCACCTCGACCTGACCGCGCTGGCCGCCGCCGCGCTCACCGCCGGCACCCACCGGTTCGCGGCCGCCCTCGTCGGCACCCCCGGCACCACCTACCGGGTGCCCCGTCACGACCACGACGGACACGACGAACCCCGCTACGGCGTCAGCCTGATCAGCCGGTACCCGGCCCGGCACTGGCGGACCGTACGGCTCGCCCCGGCCCCCGTACCCGCACCGGTCGCCGTCGGCGGCCCCGGCCCCCGGCTGCTGCTCCTACGCGACGAGCCGCGGGTGCTGCTCGCCGCGGTCCTCGACACCCCGCACGGCCCGGTCACCGTCGCCGCCACCCACCTGTCGTTCGTCCCCGGCTGGAACCTGCGCCAGCTGCGAATCGTCACCCGCGCCCTGCGGGCCATGCCGCCACCGCGGCTGCTCCTCGGCGACCTCAACATGCCGGCCGGTGTGGCCGCGGCGGCCACCGGCTGGCGGCCGCTGGGCCGGCTGCCCACCTACCCGGCCGGCCGACCCCGGATCCAACTCGACCACATCCTGCTCGACCCGCGTGGCGCGCCGCCCGCGCTGACCGACGTGACCGCCGTCGCCGCCCCGGACGTCGCCGTCTCCGACCACCGCCCACTGACCGTCACCGTCTCGACCGCCACCCGGTAG
- a CDS encoding IucA/IucC family protein, translating to MECPDVAATVAAVRRCRPELVAAVTAAVPGARAAVLARLWGALGREPVPEVTDRRVVDGRLALGLVDGRRVVGPAAAAELFAAAGPGLRVSVVGPAGDRAVADPAELLSVLGLPGCGAVAGELANSVANLALARGARAVAGGGAGLVRSALGWEQVVVDGHPVHPGCRTRVGMSTEEVLAYAPEHRPVVEVELVAVPGDRWVSSGSGLPPLLPVHPWQRDHVLGGYGWLRRTGRVVRVRPLLSLRTVEPVASGGGWQWKTAVDVQMTSAVRTVSEAAVRNGPVVTALVARLARRVPGLWVLPEVAAAAVVVDGGLCRSLAVVRRRVPRVGPGVQVMPVAALAAPVGVPGGPSVVAGLVRAGYGGDPVAFVSRLARVVLGPVVELLGRGVGLEAHGQNVLLVWRGGRLVRVWYRDVGGVRLDVRRLAGAGVPVPVVYGDVVAEDPAEVAVTAVAAVGTALGEPVAVLAREFGVEPHVLWRAVAVVARDVVAGLPAAVRGSVAAALLGGRWPVKATLSMRLASDPLTPRWAWVTSPLAGAL from the coding sequence GTGGAGTGTCCGGACGTGGCGGCGACGGTGGCGGCGGTGCGGCGGTGCCGGCCGGAACTGGTGGCCGCGGTGACGGCGGCGGTGCCCGGGGCGCGGGCGGCGGTGCTGGCGCGGTTGTGGGGTGCGTTGGGGCGTGAACCGGTGCCGGAGGTGACGGACCGTCGGGTGGTCGACGGCCGTCTGGCGCTGGGGTTGGTCGACGGGCGGCGGGTGGTGGGGCCGGCGGCGGCGGCGGAGTTGTTCGCGGCGGCGGGCCCGGGGCTGCGGGTGTCGGTGGTGGGGCCGGCGGGTGACCGGGCGGTGGCGGACCCGGCGGAGTTGTTGTCGGTGCTGGGGTTACCCGGTTGTGGGGCGGTCGCCGGTGAGCTGGCGAACAGCGTGGCGAATTTGGCGTTGGCGCGCGGTGCGCGGGCGGTGGCGGGTGGTGGCGCGGGTTTGGTCCGGTCGGCGCTCGGGTGGGAGCAGGTGGTGGTGGACGGGCATCCGGTGCATCCGGGCTGCCGGACCCGGGTGGGGATGTCGACGGAGGAGGTGCTGGCGTACGCGCCGGAGCATCGGCCGGTGGTGGAGGTGGAGTTGGTGGCGGTGCCGGGTGACCGGTGGGTGAGTTCGGGTTCGGGGTTGCCGCCGCTGCTGCCGGTGCATCCGTGGCAGCGGGATCATGTGCTGGGTGGGTACGGGTGGTTGCGGCGTACCGGCCGGGTGGTGAGGGTGCGGCCGTTGTTGTCGTTGCGGACGGTGGAGCCGGTGGCGTCGGGCGGTGGGTGGCAGTGGAAGACGGCGGTGGATGTGCAGATGACCAGTGCGGTGCGGACGGTGTCGGAGGCGGCGGTGCGTAACGGTCCGGTGGTGACGGCGTTGGTGGCGCGGTTGGCGCGGCGGGTGCCGGGGTTGTGGGTGTTGCCGGAGGTGGCGGCGGCGGCGGTGGTGGTCGACGGGGGGTTGTGTCGGTCGTTGGCGGTGGTGCGGCGGCGGGTGCCGCGGGTGGGTCCGGGGGTGCAGGTGATGCCGGTGGCGGCGTTGGCGGCGCCGGTGGGGGTGCCGGGTGGTCCGTCGGTGGTGGCGGGTCTGGTGCGGGCGGGGTACGGCGGTGATCCGGTGGCGTTCGTGTCGCGGTTGGCGCGGGTGGTGCTGGGGCCGGTGGTGGAGTTGCTGGGTCGGGGGGTGGGGCTGGAGGCGCACGGGCAGAACGTCCTGCTGGTGTGGCGGGGTGGTCGGCTGGTGCGGGTGTGGTACCGGGATGTGGGTGGGGTGCGGTTGGATGTGCGGCGGCTGGCTGGGGCGGGTGTGCCGGTGCCGGTGGTGTACGGCGATGTGGTGGCCGAGGATCCGGCGGAGGTGGCGGTGACGGCGGTGGCGGCGGTGGGGACGGCGTTGGGTGAGCCGGTGGCGGTGCTGGCCCGGGAGTTCGGGGTGGAGCCGCACGTGCTGTGGCGGGCGGTGGCGGTGGTGGCGCGGGATGTGGTGGCGGGGTTGCCGGCGGCGGTGCGGGGGTCGGTGGCGGCGGCGCTGCTGGGTGGGCGGTGGCCGGTGAAGGCGACGTTGTCGATGCGGTTGGCGTCGGATCCGTTGACGCCGCGGTGGGCGTGGGTGACGAGTCCGTTGGCGGGTGCGTTGTGA